A genomic window from Flintibacter sp. KGMB00164 includes:
- a CDS encoding GntR family transcriptional regulator: protein MKLLPKLPRENARSYAIRVLMYNIQTLQLPPGSSISENELSAALSLSRTPIREALIELSRMDLVEIIPQRGSYVTKISYERIEESKFLRLVVEVAILKLACQQGISQEYLDALETNLNAQRQCAQTDESETFLSLDDDFHKLLFQAVNKSRTYDVVKRDMLQFDRLRIISATSGMSQYTIQDHEDILYALRRRDAEMAEMLMTRHLTRHNLEKDELHQIHPEYFVD, encoded by the coding sequence ATGAAACTTCTTCCAAAGCTCCCCAGAGAAAATGCACGTTCCTACGCCATTCGGGTCTTGATGTATAATATTCAGACGCTGCAGCTGCCGCCGGGAAGCTCCATCAGTGAAAACGAGCTGTCCGCCGCGCTCTCTCTTTCCCGCACCCCCATCCGCGAGGCACTCATCGAACTGTCCCGCATGGATCTGGTGGAGATCATCCCCCAGCGGGGGAGCTATGTGACCAAGATCAGCTATGAGCGCATCGAGGAATCCAAGTTCCTGCGCCTGGTGGTGGAGGTTGCTATCCTTAAGCTGGCCTGTCAGCAGGGCATCTCTCAAGAGTACCTGGACGCACTGGAAACAAACCTGAACGCCCAGCGGCAGTGTGCACAGACAGATGAATCGGAAACCTTCCTGAGCCTGGATGATGACTTCCACAAACTGCTCTTCCAAGCAGTAAACAAATCTCGTACTTACGATGTGGTAAAACGGGATATGCTGCAATTTGACCGCCTGCGCATTATTTCCGCCACTTCGGGCATGAGCCAGTACACCATCCAGGACCACGAAGACATTCTCTATGCCCTGCGCCGCAGAGATGCCGAAATGGCCGAGATGCTCATGACCCGCCATCTCACCCGCCACAATCTTGAGAAGGATGAACTGCATCAAATCCATCCGGAATATTTTGTGGATTGA
- a CDS encoding AbgT family transporter produces the protein MAAETKAKKRGFRAPHALVIMVILVCITALLTYVVPAGEFDRTEDPVTGNTIVVADSYHRVEQTPVSLLRVPGIMYQSMVDAADIVIFLLMIGGAFEIIHSTGAITALSCKVAQICGKRKNLVIIFFMVLFAIFGTTMGMSTEVCIFVPIGISVVLPMGFDRVTGTAMIAMGAACGFTAGVLNSFNVGVAQEIAEVPLFSGAGLRVALLVVLVAVSSAYIIRYANRVKADPTRSIVYGLGSEYEYEEESQTVEMTTRHVLILLTVLVAFVALIYGVSQMDFWYEEMTAIFLVMGVVGGLIAGYGPNKIASVFSQGAKGITGGALIVGFARGISLVMADGQIIDTVINALSQVVMNLSGPVQVLGMYVVQNLINVLITSGSGQAVVVMPIMAPIADLVGMSRQTAVLAFQMGDGFSNSILPTSSATMGYLSAAKIPYEKWLKFMLPLFGIWFVVGAIFMLIASAIGY, from the coding sequence ATGGCAGCAGAAACAAAAGCAAAAAAGAGAGGGTTCCGCGCACCTCACGCACTGGTTATCATGGTAATTCTGGTCTGTATTACCGCGCTGCTCACCTATGTGGTTCCGGCAGGCGAATTTGACAGAACAGAAGACCCTGTCACCGGCAACACCATTGTGGTAGCGGATTCCTACCATCGGGTGGAACAGACCCCAGTCAGTCTGCTGAGAGTGCCGGGAATCATGTACCAGTCCATGGTAGATGCGGCCGACATCGTCATTTTCCTGCTGATGATCGGCGGCGCCTTTGAAATCATTCACTCTACCGGCGCCATCACTGCCCTGAGCTGCAAAGTGGCCCAGATTTGCGGGAAGCGAAAAAATCTGGTCATTATTTTCTTTATGGTGCTCTTCGCCATCTTTGGTACCACTATGGGCATGTCCACCGAGGTGTGCATCTTTGTCCCAATCGGTATTTCCGTCGTACTCCCAATGGGCTTTGACCGGGTAACCGGCACTGCCATGATCGCTATGGGTGCCGCTTGCGGATTTACTGCCGGCGTACTCAACTCCTTTAACGTAGGTGTGGCCCAGGAGATCGCAGAAGTTCCCCTGTTTTCCGGCGCGGGCCTTCGTGTTGCACTGCTGGTCGTGCTGGTTGCAGTAAGCAGCGCCTACATCATCCGCTACGCCAACCGGGTAAAGGCCGATCCTACTCGCAGCATCGTCTACGGATTGGGCAGCGAATATGAGTATGAAGAGGAGAGCCAGACCGTTGAGATGACCACCCGGCATGTTCTCATCCTCCTCACCGTCCTGGTTGCCTTTGTCGCCCTGATCTACGGCGTAAGCCAGATGGACTTCTGGTACGAAGAGATGACTGCTATCTTCCTGGTTATGGGCGTGGTAGGCGGCCTCATTGCCGGTTATGGCCCCAACAAGATTGCCTCTGTTTTCAGCCAGGGCGCCAAGGGCATCACCGGCGGTGCGCTGATCGTAGGCTTTGCCCGCGGCATCTCTCTGGTCATGGCCGATGGACAGATTATTGACACCGTTATCAATGCTTTGTCTCAGGTAGTCATGAACCTCAGCGGTCCGGTCCAGGTGCTTGGCATGTACGTAGTTCAGAATCTTATCAATGTACTGATCACCTCCGGCTCCGGACAGGCCGTCGTTGTGATGCCCATTATGGCTCCCATTGCCGACCTGGTAGGCATGAGCCGTCAAACTGCCGTGCTGGCTTTCCAGATGGGCGACGGTTTCTCCAATTCCATCCTGCCCACCTCCTCGGCTACCATGGGATACCTGTCCGCGGCCAAAATTCCCTATGAGAAGTGGCTCAAGTTCATGCTGCCCCTGTTCGGCATTTGGTTTGTAGTAGGCGCCATCTTTATGCTCATCGCCTCTGCCATCGGCTATTAA
- a CDS encoding acyltransferase family protein: protein MKQRILYLDFLRCLAIIFVIILHSIMATLENPAFYQHPSWYLCMLVEPFDRTGVPLFFMISGFLLLSSPKTEHLWEFYRRNIPKLVIPLTAWSLIYYVAEACYRQHPIDLHDFLSRFLNQGVTYHMWFVYALLGIYLLCPFLKRMVDQCTSRQLVFLWVLILFPTTLRPILNHILPVYIHLFNPLLEGYIGYFLLGYLLGGAEFPRASRMLIYLGGLAGYGACLLGNLAQASSGGISLPMNGGYMLNHYLLAAGIFVFFRTWFEKHADRLEKFSHPLTEASNLVFGVYWIHVLILNVFTAVFLENAALLPYLLLRSGCTILLSFLFAAIVSCVPVLRRVLM, encoded by the coding sequence ATGAAACAGCGCATCCTGTATCTGGACTTTCTTCGTTGTTTGGCGATCATCTTCGTGATTATTCTGCACAGCATTATGGCTACGCTGGAAAACCCTGCGTTTTATCAGCATCCCTCCTGGTATCTGTGTATGCTTGTGGAACCCTTTGACCGCACCGGTGTGCCACTGTTTTTTATGATCAGCGGATTTTTGCTCCTCAGCAGCCCCAAAACAGAGCACCTCTGGGAATTTTATAGGCGGAACATTCCGAAACTGGTAATTCCTTTGACGGCATGGAGCCTTATTTACTATGTTGCTGAGGCGTGTTACAGACAGCACCCCATAGACCTGCATGATTTCCTGAGTCGCTTTCTGAATCAGGGTGTGACCTACCACATGTGGTTTGTCTATGCCCTTCTGGGAATCTATCTGCTCTGCCCGTTTTTGAAACGTATGGTAGACCAGTGTACTTCGCGGCAGCTTGTCTTTTTGTGGGTTCTTATTTTATTTCCAACCACACTGCGGCCCATCTTAAATCATATCCTCCCTGTTTATATCCATTTGTTTAACCCCCTGTTGGAGGGCTACATAGGGTATTTCCTGTTGGGATACCTGTTGGGCGGCGCGGAGTTTCCCAGAGCTTCCCGCATGCTGATCTATCTGGGGGGCCTGGCAGGTTACGGAGCCTGTCTGTTGGGCAATCTGGCCCAGGCGTCTTCCGGGGGAATATCTCTTCCCATGAACGGCGGATATATGCTCAACCACTATCTGCTGGCGGCAGGGATCTTTGTGTTTTTCCGCACTTGGTTTGAGAAGCACGCGGACCGGCTGGAGAAATTCTCTCACCCTCTGACAGAAGCATCCAATTTGGTATTTGGCGTATACTGGATCCATGTTCTGATCTTAAATGTGTTTACCGCGGTGTTTCTGGAGAATGCTGCACTTCTCCCCTACCTTTTGCTTCGGAGCGGCTGCACGATCCTGCTGTCCTTCCTGTTTGCGGCCATTGTTTCTTGCGTTCCTGTTTTGCGCCGCGTCCTGATGTAA
- a CDS encoding alcohol dehydrogenase catalytic domain-containing protein, whose product MKAVRIVKPEQLELIEVEKPVINEKDNVLVRMTAAGICGSDVGIYHGTNAAATYPRIIGHEIVGVVDQVGPNVQNLKVGDRVIVNQVTSCGECYPCRKGRGNVCDHLAVRGVHIDGGYREFIAVPESDCYILPDQLSDVDAVMIEPTTIAIQSCTRAQLEQEDMLLLYGAGALGSSILRIARQMCSHIIVADIMDDKLAEAKAAGAKYTINTQKEDFLEKVLEYTHGRGATVSIDAACVKDSLLNLLKATGNAGRVITMGFSTAPTEVNQFLITSKELDVRGSRLQNKMFGKAIEMIHAGTLNLSGSVSHTFPLTKAQEAFDFLDTRDPSIRKIVLTFDF is encoded by the coding sequence ATGAAAGCGGTCCGAATTGTAAAGCCTGAGCAGCTGGAGCTGATTGAAGTAGAAAAGCCGGTTATCAATGAAAAGGATAACGTCCTGGTTCGCATGACCGCCGCCGGTATCTGCGGTTCTGACGTGGGTATCTACCACGGCACCAACGCCGCCGCCACTTACCCCCGCATCATCGGCCACGAGATCGTAGGCGTGGTAGATCAGGTCGGCCCCAACGTCCAGAATCTTAAGGTAGGGGACCGGGTCATCGTCAACCAGGTCACTAGCTGCGGCGAGTGCTATCCCTGCCGGAAGGGCCGCGGTAATGTGTGCGATCACCTAGCTGTGCGGGGTGTGCACATTGACGGCGGTTACCGGGAGTTTATTGCCGTACCCGAGAGCGACTGTTACATTCTGCCCGACCAGCTGTCCGATGTGGACGCGGTCATGATTGAGCCCACAACCATTGCCATCCAGTCCTGCACCCGGGCTCAGCTGGAGCAGGAGGACATGCTTCTGCTCTATGGCGCGGGAGCTCTGGGCAGCTCCATTCTGCGTATTGCCCGTCAGATGTGCAGCCACATCATTGTCGCCGACATCATGGACGACAAGCTGGCTGAGGCCAAGGCCGCCGGCGCTAAGTACACCATCAACACCCAGAAGGAGGACTTCTTGGAAAAGGTGCTGGAGTACACCCACGGCCGCGGCGCCACGGTCTCCATTGACGCCGCCTGCGTCAAGGACTCTCTGCTCAATCTGCTCAAGGCTACCGGCAACGCTGGCCGTGTGATCACCATGGGCTTCTCCACTGCTCCCACCGAGGTCAATCAGTTCCTCATCACCTCCAAGGAGCTGGATGTACGGGGTTCCCGCCTGCAAAACAAAATGTTCGGCAAGGCCATTGAGATGATCCACGCGGGCACGCTGAATCTCTCCGGCTCCGTCTCCCACACCTTCCCCCTGACCAAAGCCCAGGAGGCCTTTGATTTCCTGGATACCCGGGATCCCTCCATTCGAAAGATCGTTCTTACTTTCGACTTCTAA
- a CDS encoding TRAP transporter small permease has product MKNATMDKLFKGIDYLTGILTGLMVLFVFMNVVLRTCFNSGLTWSEELSRYLFVFVTYVGAISAMRVNGHLGVDTLISRVPRPLQMVMYVVSQLVIAALMCILVHGSGKMVLQNTESRTAALGISYALLYSVGIITGVSIAAMAVANIVYAVTHPSEISSIVSMTTDEDEIMAETGSEDLSDEEYAKRLNEEGGK; this is encoded by the coding sequence ATGAAAAACGCGACAATGGATAAGTTGTTTAAAGGAATCGACTATCTTACCGGTATTCTGACCGGTCTGATGGTGCTGTTCGTATTCATGAACGTGGTTCTGCGCACCTGCTTCAACTCCGGCCTGACCTGGTCTGAGGAGCTGTCCCGTTACCTGTTTGTCTTTGTTACCTATGTGGGCGCTATCAGCGCCATGCGCGTCAACGGCCATCTGGGCGTGGACACCCTGATCTCCCGGGTTCCCCGCCCCCTGCAGATGGTGATGTATGTGGTTTCTCAGCTGGTGATCGCGGCGCTGATGTGTATCCTGGTCCACGGTTCGGGTAAGATGGTTCTGCAGAACACCGAGTCCCGCACCGCCGCTCTGGGCATCTCTTATGCGTTGCTCTACTCTGTGGGCATCATCACCGGCGTGTCCATTGCAGCTATGGCGGTTGCCAACATTGTGTATGCCGTGACCCATCCCTCCGAGATCTCCAGCATCGTGTCCATGACCACCGATGAGGACGAAATCATGGCTGAGACGGGCAGCGAGGATCTCTCCGATGAGGAGTATGCCAAGCGCCTGAACGAAGAGGGAGGTAAGTAA
- a CDS encoding M28 family peptidase: MTYSEIALQLDQDRIWEHLTYLSKLDKLSGSPAARQASTYILQQLKQIGLPCHEEHFEEFLSNPITSCLTLSDGTVISSRPRSFSANRPEGVTGELVFDPHCLDKQPDLVQWEAQLESFRGKIVVGHGFDERYIKRLERHGVLGLIQVWESGEPSIHEDTASGVWGTPTQDSSLLLPTIPIAGISGGDGQALIQRLESQRLEATLQVQVETGVFPVTMPVADIPGRTEEFVLLSCHYDTWFLGATDNCAANATAIEMARCFWVHREELERGVRIVWWTGHSNGRYAGSTWYCDQHWLQLHTHCVAHITADLLGNRGANREGIHTTGAEGRKFFLETAAAAAPGTEVDFFSIGRGADQSFWGTGIPFHFYSRSVCRPEEKQTATPGPGTPWWHTAEDTLDKVDPTVLARDARMFYLSAYRLAAERRLPFALEEYFSQTVQTLEDCAKHCDVCFDFAPVLDQVASLWAAVRQVAEDCQEEDARWNRLVRVVCGTMNRLKQSYGSPYDQDLAFSASGLFPRLCCVKGKRRETMGAEEYLFLFTDFIRQKNRMIDELTILTNKIQSF, encoded by the coding sequence ATGACATACAGCGAGATCGCACTCCAACTGGATCAGGATCGGATCTGGGAGCATCTGACATATCTCAGTAAGCTGGACAAACTGTCGGGCAGCCCTGCTGCCCGGCAGGCCAGCACCTATATACTCCAGCAGCTGAAGCAAATCGGCCTGCCCTGCCACGAAGAGCATTTCGAGGAATTTTTAAGCAATCCAATTACCAGCTGCCTCACCCTGTCCGACGGCACCGTCATTTCCTCCCGTCCCCGTTCTTTTTCCGCCAACCGCCCGGAGGGAGTGACCGGAGAACTGGTTTTCGACCCTCACTGCCTGGACAAGCAGCCGGACTTGGTCCAGTGGGAGGCCCAGTTGGAGAGCTTCCGAGGCAAGATCGTAGTCGGACACGGCTTTGATGAACGATACATCAAGCGGCTGGAACGCCACGGTGTACTAGGCCTGATTCAGGTTTGGGAAAGCGGAGAACCCAGCATTCACGAAGACACCGCCAGCGGTGTATGGGGTACTCCCACCCAAGATTCCTCTCTGCTTCTTCCCACCATTCCCATTGCCGGCATCAGCGGAGGAGATGGACAAGCTTTGATCCAGCGTCTGGAGAGTCAGCGTCTGGAGGCCACACTGCAGGTACAGGTGGAGACCGGGGTATTTCCGGTAACCATGCCAGTGGCCGACATTCCGGGACGTACGGAGGAATTTGTACTTCTCTCCTGCCACTATGATACCTGGTTTCTTGGCGCCACAGACAACTGCGCTGCCAACGCCACCGCCATTGAGATGGCCCGGTGCTTCTGGGTGCACCGGGAGGAACTGGAACGAGGAGTACGAATTGTCTGGTGGACTGGCCACTCCAATGGCCGGTATGCTGGTTCCACCTGGTACTGTGACCAGCATTGGCTTCAGCTCCACACTCACTGCGTCGCCCACATTACTGCCGATCTGTTGGGCAATCGGGGTGCAAACCGGGAAGGCATTCATACCACCGGGGCAGAGGGTCGGAAGTTTTTCCTGGAAACTGCGGCTGCGGCCGCTCCCGGCACAGAAGTAGACTTTTTTTCCATCGGACGGGGGGCAGACCAGTCGTTCTGGGGCACCGGCATCCCCTTCCATTTCTACAGCCGCTCCGTATGCAGACCGGAAGAAAAACAGACGGCTACTCCCGGCCCCGGAACCCCGTGGTGGCACACGGCAGAGGACACGCTGGATAAAGTAGACCCGACCGTGTTAGCCCGGGATGCCAGGATGTTCTATTTAAGTGCCTACCGTCTGGCTGCAGAACGCCGCCTCCCCTTTGCCCTGGAAGAGTACTTCTCCCAGACAGTACAAACGCTGGAAGACTGCGCCAAGCATTGCGACGTATGCTTTGATTTTGCTCCTGTACTGGATCAGGTGGCCTCCCTTTGGGCTGCGGTCCGGCAGGTAGCAGAAGACTGTCAGGAGGAGGACGCCCGCTGGAACCGTCTGGTCCGTGTGGTGTGCGGAACCATGAACCGGCTCAAGCAGAGCTATGGCTCTCCTTACGACCAAGATCTAGCCTTCTCTGCCAGCGGACTGTTTCCACGGCTTTGCTGCGTCAAGGGTAAACGAAGAGAAACCATGGGGGCGGAAGAATACCTGTTCCTATTCACCGATTTCATTCGCCAGAAGAACCGCATGATCGATGAATTGACCATACTGACCAACAAGATCCAGTCTTTCTGA
- a CDS encoding TRAP transporter large permease subunit — MTLVVFLAALVGGMLIGIPVCFALMFSGVCMMLFLDGFNSQILAQNLFSGADSFSMMAVPFFIMAGEFMNRGGITKRIVNTANALVGSVRGGLGYVSILAILVFASMVGSAVASTAFLGAILIPMMVRAGYKRDTCTGLIAAGNILSPIMPPSVPMIVFGVQAGVSVTELFMGGIAPACYLSISLCILWFFVAKRDKLPTAPRQSAKEVLKAIVDGLWALALPLFILWGLRSGKFTPTEAGVIAAVYALFVGLVVYRELKLSMLMECLVSAAKSSSIIMFLAAAAMVSSWMMTVANVPAIVTSILAPFIEHPTLLMLVTCGIVLLVGTSMDVTPTIMILTPVLMPAVKAAGINTGYFGVVFILMCVLGLLTPPVGTVLNVACGAGKINMERMVKAVWPFLLAEVIILLLMILFPAIVIVPMNFFTGG; from the coding sequence ATGACACTTGTGGTATTTTTGGCCGCCCTGGTAGGCGGTATGCTCATCGGAATTCCGGTGTGTTTTGCTCTGATGTTCAGCGGCGTTTGTATGATGCTGTTCCTGGATGGATTCAATTCTCAGATCCTGGCCCAGAACCTGTTTTCCGGTGCCGACTCCTTCTCCATGATGGCCGTCCCCTTCTTCATTATGGCCGGCGAGTTCATGAACCGGGGCGGCATTACCAAGCGGATCGTCAACACCGCCAACGCCCTGGTGGGCTCGGTGCGGGGCGGTCTGGGCTACGTATCCATTCTGGCCATCCTGGTGTTTGCCAGCATGGTAGGTTCCGCCGTAGCCTCCACCGCCTTCCTGGGCGCCATCCTCATTCCCATGATGGTGCGGGCCGGCTATAAGCGGGACACCTGCACCGGCCTGATCGCCGCGGGCAACATCCTCTCCCCCATCATGCCCCCCTCCGTGCCCATGATCGTGTTCGGCGTGCAGGCGGGTGTGTCGGTCACTGAGCTGTTTATGGGCGGCATCGCCCCCGCCTGCTACCTGTCCATTTCTCTGTGCATCCTGTGGTTCTTTGTGGCCAAGCGGGACAAGCTGCCCACCGCGCCCCGCCAGAGCGCCAAAGAGGTGCTCAAGGCCATTGTGGACGGCCTGTGGGCGCTGGCTCTGCCTCTGTTTATCCTGTGGGGCTTGCGCAGCGGAAAGTTTACCCCCACCGAGGCCGGTGTGATTGCGGCGGTGTACGCCCTGTTTGTGGGCCTGGTGGTCTACCGGGAGCTGAAGCTTTCCATGCTGATGGAATGCCTGGTCTCTGCGGCCAAGTCCTCTTCCATTATTATGTTCCTGGCTGCGGCGGCCATGGTGTCCTCCTGGATGATGACGGTGGCCAATGTTCCCGCCATTGTCACCAGCATTCTGGCTCCCTTCATCGAGCACCCCACCCTGCTCATGCTGGTCACCTGCGGCATCGTTCTGCTGGTAGGCACCTCCATGGACGTGACTCCTACCATCATGATCCTTACCCCCGTGCTGATGCCTGCCGTCAAGGCCGCCGGCATCAACACCGGATACTTTGGCGTGGTGTTCATCCTCATGTGTGTGCTGGGTCTGCTGACCCCTCCCGTGGGCACCGTGCTCAACGTGGCCTGCGGCGCCGGCAAGATCAACATGGAGCGTATGGTCAAGGCCGTGTGGCCCTTCCTGCTGGCTGAAGTGATCATTCTGCTGCTGATGATCCTGTTCCCCGCCATCGTGATCGTACCCATGAATTTCTTTACCGGCGGCTGA
- a CDS encoding M20 family metallopeptidase codes for MTNKQLYHRIDQAAAELCAISDDIFDHPELSGREYHACEVLTAFLERAGFRVEKGVGGLETAFRATWSNGAGGPNFGLLCEYDALPDLGHGCGHHAQGPAILGAALALKDMADDKPFTITVYGTPAEESIGGKIVMQKNGCFEELDVALMFHAGQTTTTDIKSLALSSFKVRFHGRSAHAAMAPEEGRSALDGLMLAFQGVEYMREHVREDTRMHYTITNGGGADNVVPALAEGTVTLRSYNRAYLDTVVERFRDIIAGAGLMSGTQGELVEDLPFDSKIPVLRLNQLLMEKAQALNAPTIRPAREKTGSTDFGNVMYRIPGSCIRVAFVPEHCVAHSMEYVQAGKSEEMHQALLIAAKVLAAACGDMLEQPELLKEIREEFRQRKQELGR; via the coding sequence ATGACAAATAAGCAGCTGTATCATCGGATCGACCAGGCTGCCGCAGAACTGTGTGCCATTTCCGATGATATTTTTGACCATCCCGAGCTGAGCGGCCGGGAGTACCATGCCTGCGAAGTACTTACCGCCTTCCTGGAACGGGCAGGCTTCCGCGTGGAGAAGGGGGTGGGCGGCTTGGAAACCGCTTTCCGCGCCACCTGGTCCAACGGTGCCGGCGGTCCTAACTTCGGCTTGCTTTGTGAGTATGACGCCTTGCCCGATCTGGGCCACGGCTGCGGCCATCACGCCCAAGGTCCGGCTATTCTTGGCGCCGCATTGGCTCTGAAGGATATGGCAGACGACAAGCCCTTCACCATCACGGTCTACGGTACACCTGCCGAGGAGAGTATTGGCGGCAAAATCGTGATGCAGAAAAACGGCTGCTTTGAGGAACTGGACGTTGCCCTGATGTTCCACGCCGGACAAACTACCACCACTGACATCAAAAGTCTCGCCCTGTCCAGCTTCAAGGTCCGTTTCCATGGCCGCAGTGCCCACGCAGCCATGGCCCCAGAGGAGGGCCGCAGCGCTTTGGATGGTCTGATGCTTGCCTTCCAGGGAGTCGAATACATGAGGGAACATGTTCGCGAGGACACCCGGATGCACTATACAATCACCAACGGCGGCGGCGCGGACAATGTAGTCCCTGCCCTGGCAGAGGGCACGGTGACGCTGCGCTCCTATAACCGCGCCTATCTGGACACTGTAGTAGAGCGGTTCCGGGATATTATTGCCGGCGCCGGTCTGATGAGCGGAACCCAAGGAGAACTGGTGGAAGACCTACCCTTTGACAGTAAGATCCCCGTGCTGCGTCTCAATCAGCTGCTTATGGAAAAGGCGCAGGCCCTCAACGCCCCTACCATCCGCCCTGCCCGGGAAAAAACAGGTTCCACTGATTTCGGCAATGTGATGTACCGCATTCCCGGCTCCTGTATCCGGGTTGCCTTTGTGCCGGAGCACTGCGTAGCCCACAGCATGGAATATGTCCAGGCCGGAAAAAGCGAAGAAATGCACCAGGCGCTGCTCATTGCCGCCAAGGTTCTGGCGGCGGCCTGTGGAGACATGCTGGAACAGCCAGAACTGTTAAAGGAAATTCGTGAGGAGTTTCGCCAACGCAAGCAGGAACTGGGGCGCTGA
- a CDS encoding TRAP transporter substrate-binding protein, whose translation MKLKELAKKGLCLCLSAATLAGVCSLSGCSGSEESGGKLVKLSVCVSDMTPAARALKEVFEPRVEELTGGRYNVQVYTSGVLGAEKVTYDYTRSGIIELCMVGTPMWSETPKMSIPDFPFVFRDVEHARRCYQGELGDYIAEDIESSQPVQLMSWFPNGARVFTSNKKLTSLEDFKGQKLRMPNNPIHVRLAESLGANVVIMDMGEVFTALEQGVADGQDNPLATVRNEGWYEVQDYAYLTNHIIASLELFASDEFWDSLSEEDQKSFAQAAEEASDYAWDLYIEQLEDDEQFMKDEGLTVTEMSEEERQQMLEMIQPVYDYLDSQYEWAPEVRQMIADIE comes from the coding sequence ATGAAATTAAAAGAGCTGGCAAAGAAAGGACTCTGCCTTTGCCTGAGCGCGGCCACCCTGGCCGGGGTGTGCAGCTTGAGCGGATGCTCCGGCAGCGAGGAGAGCGGCGGAAAGCTTGTAAAGCTGTCTGTCTGTGTGTCGGACATGACCCCGGCGGCCCGCGCCCTGAAAGAAGTATTTGAGCCCCGGGTGGAGGAACTGACCGGCGGGCGCTACAACGTCCAGGTCTATACCTCCGGCGTTCTGGGTGCGGAGAAGGTCACCTATGACTACACCCGCAGCGGCATCATTGAGCTTTGCATGGTGGGTACCCCCATGTGGTCGGAGACCCCCAAGATGTCTATTCCCGATTTCCCCTTTGTTTTCCGGGATGTGGAACACGCCCGCCGGTGCTACCAGGGTGAACTGGGAGACTACATCGCAGAGGATATCGAGTCCAGCCAGCCGGTGCAGCTCATGTCCTGGTTCCCCAACGGCGCCCGTGTGTTTACCTCCAATAAGAAACTGACCAGTCTGGAGGACTTTAAGGGCCAGAAGCTGAGAATGCCCAACAACCCCATCCATGTCCGTCTGGCTGAGAGCCTGGGCGCCAACGTGGTCATCATGGATATGGGCGAGGTGTTTACCGCCTTGGAGCAGGGCGTGGCCGACGGTCAGGACAACCCCTTGGCTACCGTGCGTAATGAGGGTTGGTACGAGGTGCAGGACTATGCTTACCTCACCAACCACATCATCGCTTCTTTGGAACTGTTTGCCAGTGATGAGTTCTGGGATTCCCTGAGCGAGGAAGACCAGAAGAGTTTTGCTCAGGCCGCTGAGGAGGCCTCTGACTATGCCTGGGATCTGTACATTGAGCAGCTGGAGGACGACGAGCAGTTTATGAAGGACGAGGGGCTGACTGTCACCGAGATGAGCGAGGAAGAGCGTCAGCAGATGCTGGAGATGATCCAGCCCGTCTACGACTATCTGGACTCCCAGTATGAGTGGGCCCCCGAAGTCCGCCAGATGATTGCGGACATTGAGTGA